The genomic stretch CTTCATTGATGCCAACTGGAGCATTGAAATGCAAAGGGTTGGCATCGATAATGATTTGCACATCTTGTGATTCGCCAATTGTTATCTTTCCTTCATCCGCTAGAAACTGACTGACAGCCAAAGTGCGGTTAAACCAATGTTTATTCCACCAGTTTTTACATAGATATTTTCGTCGTGAAACGATCGTGCGATGACCTTTTAACGGTTTGCCTTTTGGGTCTGAAAGGCGAACTCGTATCCGAATAAGAACAGTGAAATCATCAAAAATATCTTGACGAATAAAAAAGTCGGGAGCGAGCGAATATAGGTATTTGCCTCCGGAGGGGTGTTTTCTTTCACCGTTGGCGAGTACATAGGTTTCTGAGTTGTCATCAGGACGGATAAAATTGAGCCGATTGTTCTTCAGGAGGTTCGGAGGAAAATAGAGCAATCCGGCTTCAGAACAGTATTTCAACCCCTTCTGATGACCTTTCACAATCAAAGCTTTCCGGATAAGCTCCGAAACCAAGTTGGATGATCTAATTCTATCTATTCTCTCAACTTCCGGCCATAGACCTCCGCCCTTTTTGGTTATTCTATATTCTCTGGTAATTAAAGCAGGAGGTTTATGAAAACTAAGAAATGTATATGGATCAACTCTTCGGTAACTCCACTCAAACTTGAGTTCATCAAGTTTTTCTTTTGGAATTTCCTTTCGTGCTTTGAAACGATAAATAACCTTCGGTATCTGTTGAATTTGGAAACAGTTTGAAAACAGGATTTCTTTCTCGTCCGATCTAACATCGTCTCCTAAAAAGGTTTCCACAGCAATACGTTTTCCGTTAGGCAGCGATCTTGGACAGTCAATAGATTCCAATTTTTTCAGCAATTGCTCCAGTCCAACAGCCCAATTGTCTTTAAACGTAATGAAGTTCAATGCTCTTGTGACATGGTCCAACTGTGCAGGACTTACACCATCTACATCTAAAGGTATAAGGAAATCTTGCTTACGTTCATTTCCTATATTAAGGGCTAATGCTCTTTGGCGGCCTACCTCAGGATATTTCAGGGACACTCGCGAATACAGACTAATAAACCTGAAAGTTCGATTTTTAATTGTATCGTCAATATCATCCGGATAAGCCTCACCGCCTAACAACTTGAATCGCTCGGACCAAACGAGGTACCCCTCTGTGGTCAATTTTCTAGTTAACCAATCTGCAAACGCTCCATCTTCATCAACAGAACTAATAAAAAGATGGTCTCGTTTCTTTGAGGTATCAACGTGATTTTGAATCGCAAGAAATTCCGGCGGAAAAATACTCGGATGCAGTTTCTTAATTTGTTGATGCCTTACATCAAGAAGAACTTGCAAACGTTCAACACCAAAGAGTTCCAATCGCCAGCCAAATTCCTCCTTAATAGACGCGATTGCCGCGTCTCGCTGATGTGCAGTGAATCTAGTAGTGAGTCAAGTTTCTATTGACAGTTATTATGAAAAGTGGTATGCTGCGTGTCCCTGTCATAAATCCTTTCAGTTGGAGTCTGTGATGCCAGCGAAACGATACCCTGTTAGACTTGACTCAGAGCAA from Candidatus Poribacteria bacterium encodes the following:
- a CDS encoding toll/interleukin-1 receptor domain-containing protein, whose amino-acid sequence is MELFGVERLQVLLDVRHQQIKKLHPSIFPPEFLAIQNHVDTSKKRDHLFISSVDEDGAFADWLTRKLTTEGYLVWSERFKLLGGEAYPDDIDDTIKNRTFRFISLYSRVSLKYPEVGRQRALALNIGNERKQDFLIPLDVDGVSPAQLDHVTRALNFITFKDNWAVGLEQLLKKLESIDCPRSLPNGKRIAVETFLGDDVRSDEKEILFSNCFQIQQIPKVIYRFKARKEIPKEKLDELKFEWSYRRVDPYTFLSFHKPPALITREYRITKKGGGLWPEVERIDRIRSSNLVSELIRKALIVKGHQKGLKYCSEAGLLYFPPNLLKNNRLNFIRPDDNSETYVLANGERKHPSGGKYLYSLAPDFFIRQDIFDDFTVLIRIRVRLSDPKGKPLKGHRTIVSRRKYLCKNWWNKHWFNRTLAVSQFLADEGKITIGESQDVQIIIDANPLHFNAPVGINEERLGEISREQTELLGSYEEYLDEDLRDEGI